A genomic window from Triticum urartu cultivar G1812 chromosome 7, Tu2.1, whole genome shotgun sequence includes:
- the LOC125519038 gene encoding uncharacterized protein At5g41620-like, with product MLRRRDAGEAVAAVEEVTTRPKIRKWCALSSSSGASGTLRRLRLRRGVVSLHRRGSGGVSSPLPTSWKMSESSWSRACRADGMHSSVSARKLVSALWQMNEGGLLEEEEEEARIARDAAARRGSAAAHRRCASSVEISKRSRTRSKVVSEADHGRHWLSDNLSNAGTTGVHPCAQDSSSTCSADRMAHLQDMYNSLTACKELVRVLGNIWGPGDLSPSMASLLSALRSELDLARAHARQLARERSHRGSETVELMKKRLEAEARAWKSKQREKVAATVRVVCDELDGERRSRRRAERVSAKLGSALAEAERELERERRSRERLEKVCDELVRGGGVEEEARREAEEAQAEVDREREMLRLADELREERVQMKLLEARLQFEEKNAVVEQLRGELEAFLETKKQGLLEAESPAAAADEERQATHDDDRHGFFEAEEGADRIARVDASKRTDVDDDGGGSDDGSDGSDMHSIELNMDGRSKDCGGWSYSTASKETITPTAKKAASADSRGTGCADPWASDRRSLEESEGGQRWDDEEGRSDVDEDSERYQAIKNLREQMLAGHGLGSIFLPGAYEGNYTA from the exons ATGCTGAGGCGGCGCGACGCGGGTGAAGCTGTTGCTGCTGTTGAGGAGGTGACAACGAGGCCCAAGATCCGCAAGTGGTGCGCGCTCTCGTCGTCGTCCGGCGCGTCGGGGACACTGAGGAGGCTGAGGCTGAGGCGAGGCGTGGTGTCGCTCCACCGGAGGGGATCAGGCGGCGTCTCTTCGCCGTTGCCGACCAGCTGGAAGATGTCCGAGTCGTCCTGGAGCCGGGCGTGCCGCGCCGACGGGATGCACTCGTCGGTGTCCGCCCGGAAGCTCGTCAGCGCTCTCTGGCAGATGAACGAGGGCGGCTTgcttgaggaggaggaggaggaggcccggATCGCCAGGGACGCGGCTGCGCGCCGGGGCTCTGCGGCGGCGCACCGGCGCTGCGCGTCGTCCGTGGAG ATCTCCAAGAGGTCAAGAACGAGGAGCAAGGTGGTTTCGGAGGCTGATCATGGGCGCCATTGGCTTTCAGATAACCTGAGCAATGCCGGCACAACTGGG GTGCACCCATGCGCTCAAGACTCTAGCTCCACATGTTCAGCGGACAGAATGGCACACCTGCAGGACATGTACAACAGCCTGACGGCGTGCAAGGAGCTCGTCAGAGTCCTCGGCAACATCTGGGGGCCGGGAGACCTGAGCCCGTCCATGGCGTCGCTCCTCTCCGCCCTGCGCTCCGAGCTCGACCTGGCGCGCGCCCACGCGCGGCAGCTCGCCAGGGAGCGGAGCCACCGCGGCAGCGAGACGGTGGAGCTCATGAAGAAGCGACTGGAGGCGGAGGCGCGCGCGTGGAAGAGCAAGCAGCGGGAGAAGGTGGCGGCCACCGTGCGGGTCGTGTGCGACGAGCTCGACGGCGAGCGGCGGTCGAGGCGGAGGGCGGAGCGGGTGAGCGCCAAGCTCGGGAGCGCGCTGGCCGAGGCGGAGCGGGAGCTCGAGCGGGAGCGGAGGTCGAGGGAGCGGCTGGAGAAGGTGTGCGACGAGCTCGTGCGCGGCGGCGGGGTGGAGGAGGAGGCGAGGCGGGAGGCCGAGGAGGCGCAGGCGGAGGTCGACCGGGAGCGGGAGATGCTGCGGCTCGCCGACGAGCTCCGCGAGGAGCGGGTCCAGATGAAGCTGCTCGAGGCGCGGCTCCAGTTCGAGGAGAAGAACGCCGTCGTCGAGCAGCTGCGCGGCGAGCTGGAGGCCTTCCTGGAGACCAAGAAGCAGGGCCTCCTGGAAGCGGAATCACCTGCCGCCGCCGCGGATGAAGAACGCCAAGCCACTCACGACGATGATCGCCATGGATTCTTCGAAGCTGAAGAAGGTGCCGATAGAATCGCTCGTGTTGATGCCAGCAAGAGGACGGACGTAGACGACGATGGAGGAGGATCCGATGATGGTTCAGACGGCAGCGACATGCACTCCATCGAGCTGAACATGGACGGCAGAAGCAAGGACTGTGGCGGCTGGAGCTACAGCACCGCTTCCAAGGAGACGATCACACCGACGGCCAAGAAGGCGGCGTCTGCGGACAGCAGGGGAACGGGGTGCGCCGATCCGTGGGCCAGCGACCGGCGGTCGCTGGAGGAATCGGAAGGAGGCCAACGGTGGGACGACGAGGAAGGGCGCAGCGACGTCGACGAGGACTCCGAGAGGTACCAGGCCATCAAGAACCTCAGGGAGCAGATGCTCGCCGGCCATGGGCTGGGTTCCATTTTCCTGCCGGGAGCATACGAAGGAAATTATACGGCCTGA
- the LOC125519039 gene encoding AT-hook motif nuclear-localized protein 2-like has translation MSEAAGEAAYGADMPESPLHPQPQPIVGGRLDDAHEGNASYSAPHSSCPTANNGVVHVPAMSASSEPPKQKRGRPRKYTPDGTKPPAIFPAPYPIGVVASPTPVLPPGFTLGLWGVGVVRPQAPLPSPLPPPPFENSKQRAKKKRVWPPRSTTSKKQRELAVAEPDATGFVPQVITIQGGEDVAAKVISYCGNGWAVCILSAEGAVCNVTLKQPASSCGTVIYEGYFDIVSLSGMYLLSKSNGLSTLKGGFSISLVGHDGSLFGGGLAGPLIAASPVQVVFGRFAADEKEEIKQDVASGRFAADEKEEIKQDVASGGFADDEKEEIKQDVASGGFAADEKEEIKQDVASGTPGATTPTAAPNETSSGPGSPSN, from the exons ATGTCGGAGGCGGCGGGTGAGGCGGCATATGGTGCGGACATGCCCGAGAGCCCGCTTCATCCTCAGCCACAACCCATCGTTGGTGGCCGCCTGGACGACGCCCACGAAGGTAACGCTTCCTATTCTGCACCGCACTCATCGTGTCCCACGGCCAACAACGGTGTTGTGCATGTGCCTGCCATGAGCGCGAGCTCTGAGCCACCCAAGCAGAAGCGCGGCCGCCCGCGGAAGTACACCCCAGATGGTACCAAGCCACCAGCTATCTTCCCGGCACCATATCCTATTGGTGTTGTCGCTTCCCCGACACCTGTTCTACCCCCGGGCTTCACGTTGGGATTGTGGGGCGTAGGCGTCGTGAGGCCCCAGGCACCACTGCCGTCGCCATTACCGCCACCACCCTTTGAGAATTCAAAACAACGGGCCAAGAAGAAGAGGGTATGGCCGCCGAGGTCCACAACCAGCAAGAAGCAGCGGGAGTTGGCAGTAGCAG AGCCAGATGCGACTGGATTCGTTCCTCAGGTCATCACAATCCAAGGTGGAGAG GATGTAGCAGCGAAAGTCATCTCCTATTGTGGGAATGGGTGGGCAGTTTGTATCCTGTCTGCCGAGGGCGCTGTATGCAATGTGACACTGAAGCAACCAGCTTCTTCCTGTGGAACTGTTATTTATGAG GGCTATTTTGACATTGTCTCTTTGTCTGGCATGTATCTGCTGTCAAAAAGTAATGGACTGAGCACTCTAAAAGGTGGATTCAGTATTTCGCTTGTTGGTCATGATGGATCTCTCTTCGGCGGTGGGTTAGCAGGACCTCTGATTGCAGCTTCACCTGTTCAG GTGGTCTTTGGAAGGTTTGCCGCTGATGAAAAAGAGGAGATCAAACAGGATGTGGCCAGTGGAAGGTTTGCAGCTGATGAAAAAGAGGAGATCAAACAGGATGTGGCCAGTGGAGGGTTTGCAGATGATGAAAAGGAGGAGATCAAACAGGATGTGGCCAGTGGAGGGTTTGCAGCTGATGAAAAAGAGGAGATCAAACAGGATGTGGCCAGTGGAACTCCAGGTGCTACTACACCGACTGCTGCCCCGAATGAAACCTCCAGTGGCCCAGGAAGCCCATCAAACTAG